From Cricetulus griseus strain 17A/GY chromosome 1 unlocalized genomic scaffold, alternate assembly CriGri-PICRH-1.0 chr1_0, whole genome shotgun sequence, a single genomic window includes:
- the Ascl1 gene encoding achaete-scute homolog 1, whose product MEGSGKMESGAGQQPQPPQPFLPPAACFFATAAAAAAAAAAQSAQQQQQQQQQQQPPPQPQQAPQLSPVADGQPSGGGHKSAAKQVKRQRSSSPELMRCKRRLNFSGFGYSLPQQQPAAVARRNERERNRVKLVNLGFATLREHVPNGAANKKMSKVETLRSAVEYIRALQQLLDEHDAVSAAFQAGVLSPTISPNYSNDMNSMAGSPVSSYSSDEGSYDPLSPEEQELLDFTNWF is encoded by the coding sequence ATGGAGGGCTCTGGCAAGATGGAGAGTGGAGCTGGCCAGCAGCCGCAGCCCCCGCAGCCTTTCCTGCCGCCTGCAGCCTGCTTCTTTGCTACGGcggcggcggcagcagcagcagcagcagcgcaGAGcgcacagcagcagcagcagcagcagcagcagcagcagccgccCCCGCAGCCGCAGCAGGCGCCGCAGCTGAGCCCAGTGGCCGACGGCCAGCCCTCAGGGGGCGGTCACAAGTCAGCGGCCAAGCAGGTCAAGCGCCAGCGCTCGTCCTCTCCCGAACTGATGCGCTGCAAACGCCGGCTCAATTTCAGCGGCTTCGGCTACAGCCTGCCGCAGCAGCAGCCCGCCGCCGTGGCGCGCCGCAACGAGCGCGAGCGCAACAGGGTCAAGTTGGTCAACCTGGGCTTTGCCACTCTCCGGGAGCACGTCCCCAATGGCGCTGCCAACAAGAAGATGAGCAAGGTGGAGACGCTGCGCTCCGCGGTCGAGTACATCCGAGCTCTGCAGCAGCTGCTGGACGAACACGACGCGGTGAGCGCTGCCTTCCAGGCGGGCGTCCTGTCGCCCACCATCTCCCCCAACTACTCCAATGACATGAACTCTATGGCGGGTTCTCCGGTCTCATCCTACTCCTCCGACGAGGGATCCTATGACCCTCTCAGTCCAGAGGAACAGGAACTGCTAGACTTCACCAACTGGTTCTGA